A section of the Citrus sinensis cultivar Valencia sweet orange chromosome 8, DVS_A1.0, whole genome shotgun sequence genome encodes:
- the LOC102612007 gene encoding U-box domain-containing protein 13 isoform X1, which yields MEDEKGVLVQSLIDTVNEISTISDYRGTVKKQYCNLARRLKLLTPMFEEIKESKEAIPEETSKALVSLKEALASAKELLRFGSEGSKIYLVLERGEIMTKFYEVTAQLEQALSAISYENLDISDEVKEQVELVLSQFRRAKGRVDAPDVELYEELLSLYNKNNDVTPDPAVLRGLAEKLQLMGIADLTQESLALHEMVASTGGDPGETIEKMSMLLKKIKDFVQTENPNLDAPLKEKNPGPSQGGQASSDRNHKAPVIPDDFRCPISLELMKDPVIVSTGQTYERSCIEKWLEAGHRTCPKTQQTLTSTAVTPNYVLRSLIAQWCEANGIEPPKRPSSSRPSKTSSACSPAERTKIEILLCKLTSGSPEDQRSAAGEIRLLAKRNADNRVAIAEAGAIPLLVGLLSTPDSRTQEHAVTALLNLSICEDNKGSIVSSGAVPSIVHVLRIGSMEARENAAATLFSLSVIDENKVTIGASGAIPPLVTLLSEGTQRGKKDAATALFNLCIYQGNKGKAVRAGVVPTLMHLLTEPGGGMVDEALAILAILSSHPEGKAAIGAAEAVPVLVEVIGNGSPRNRENAAAVLVHLCAGDQQYLAEAKELGVMGPLVDLAQNGTDRGKRKAAQLLERMSRFIEQQKQAQVQTESQSQIQEARLPSNAADS from the exons ATGGAAGACGAAAAAGGAGTGCTCGTGCAGAGCTTGATCGACACAGTGAACGAGATATCGACGATTTCGGATTACAGAGGTACGGTCAAGAAGCAGTACTGCAACTTGGCGAGGAGATTGAAGCTGTTGACGCCAATGTTTgaggaaattaaagaaagtaaagaagCGATTCCAGAAGAGACTTCTAAAGCTTTGGTTTCGTTGAAGGAGGCGTTAGCTTCGGCTAAGGAGTTGCTTAGATTTGGCAGCGAAGGCAGCAAGATTTACCTG GTTTTAGAGAGGGGTGAAATTATGACAAAATTCTATGAGGTTACAGCGCAGTTGGAACAAGCTTTGAGTGCAATTTCTTATGAAAACCTCGACATATCAGATGAAGTCAAGGAACAG GTTGAGCTTGTTCTTTCTCAGTTCAGAAGAGCCAAAGGAAGAGTTGATGCACCTGATGTTGAGCTGTACGAGGAACTTTTGTCCCTCTATAACAAGAACAATGATGTAACACCAGATCCAGCTGTCCTAAGGGGATTGGCTGAGAAGTTACAACTGATGGGAATAGCTGATCTAACACAAGAGTCACTGGCGTTGCATGAGATGGTTGCTTCCACTGGGGGAGATCCTGGGGAGACCATTGAGAAGATGTCAATGTTGTTGAAGAAGATTAAGGATTTTGTGCAAACAGAGAACCCTAACTTGGATGCTcctttgaaagaaaagaatccTGGTCCAAGTCAGGGTGGTCAAGCTTCCAGCGATAGGAATCACAAGGCTCCAGTTATACCAGATGATTTCCGCTGTCCAATATCACTGGAGTTGATGAAGGATCCTGTCATTGTTTCAACAGGACAG ACCTATGAGCGTTCCTGCATTGAAAAGTGGCTGGAAGCAGGGCATAGGACATGTCCAAAGACACAACAGACTCTCACTAGTACTGCAGTTACACCCAATTATGTCCTTCGTAGTCTCATTGCCCAGTGGTGTGAAGCAAATGGCATTGAACCACCAAAACGACCCAGTAGTTCGCGACCCAGTAAAACTTCATCTGCATGCTCACCTGCAGAACGTACCAAAATTGAGATTCTCCTCTGCAAGCTCACATCTGGAAGTCCTGAGGATCAGCGATCTGCTGCAGGTGAAATCCGCCTTCTTGCCAAGCGGAATGCAGATAATCGTGTGGCAATTGCTGAAGCTGGTGCAATCCCTCTCCTTGTAGGCCTTCTCTCAACTCCTGATTCTCGTACCCAAGAACATGCAGTAACAGCTCTACTTAACCTTTCCATCTGTGAAGATAACAAAGGAAGCATTGTCTCATCTGGAGCAGTTCCTAGTATAGTTCATGTGCTCAGGATAGGGAGCATGGAGGCTCGAGAAAATGCGGCAGCTACCCTCTTTAGCCTTTCAgttattgatgaaaataagGTTACAATTGGTGCTTCTGGGGCCATCCCACCACTTGTGACACTGCTGAGCGAAGGTACCCAGAGAGGAAAGAAGGATGCAGCAACTGCACTCTTCAATTTGTGCATTTACCAAGGGAACAAGGGAAAGGCAGTGAGGGCTGGAGTTGTGCCTACACTGATGCATTTGCTCACAGAACCTGGAGGTGGAATGGTGGATGAAGCACTGGCCATCCTGGCCATACTGTCTAGCCACCCTGAAGGGAAGGCGGCCATTGGGGCTGCTGAGGCAGTGCCAGTTTTGGTGGAGGTTATTGGGAATGGATCTCCCAGGAACAGAGAGAATGCAGCTGCTGTCTTGGTACATCTCTGTGCCGGAGACCAACAATATCTAGCAGAGGCTAAGGAACTTGGGGTGATGGGCCCTCTGGTGGATTTGGCACAAAACGGCACAGACAGGGGTAAGCGAAAAGCTGCACAGCTGCTTGAACGTATGAGCAGGTTTATTGAGCAGCAAAAGCAAGCTCAGGTTCAAACTGAGTCTCAGTCTCAGATACAGGAGGCAAGGCTACCATCAAATGCTGCTGACAGCTGa
- the LOC102612007 gene encoding U-box domain-containing protein 13 isoform X2, with product MVCHWKGELTKERKRMATFFFIFKVLERGEIMTKFYEVTAQLEQALSAISYENLDISDEVKEQVELVLSQFRRAKGRVDAPDVELYEELLSLYNKNNDVTPDPAVLRGLAEKLQLMGIADLTQESLALHEMVASTGGDPGETIEKMSMLLKKIKDFVQTENPNLDAPLKEKNPGPSQGGQASSDRNHKAPVIPDDFRCPISLELMKDPVIVSTGQTYERSCIEKWLEAGHRTCPKTQQTLTSTAVTPNYVLRSLIAQWCEANGIEPPKRPSSSRPSKTSSACSPAERTKIEILLCKLTSGSPEDQRSAAGEIRLLAKRNADNRVAIAEAGAIPLLVGLLSTPDSRTQEHAVTALLNLSICEDNKGSIVSSGAVPSIVHVLRIGSMEARENAAATLFSLSVIDENKVTIGASGAIPPLVTLLSEGTQRGKKDAATALFNLCIYQGNKGKAVRAGVVPTLMHLLTEPGGGMVDEALAILAILSSHPEGKAAIGAAEAVPVLVEVIGNGSPRNRENAAAVLVHLCAGDQQYLAEAKELGVMGPLVDLAQNGTDRGKRKAAQLLERMSRFIEQQKQAQVQTESQSQIQEARLPSNAADS from the exons ATGGTTTGTCATTGGAAGGGGGAACTAACCAAGGAAAGGAAAAGGATGGCCacattcttctttatttttaag GTTTTAGAGAGGGGTGAAATTATGACAAAATTCTATGAGGTTACAGCGCAGTTGGAACAAGCTTTGAGTGCAATTTCTTATGAAAACCTCGACATATCAGATGAAGTCAAGGAACAG GTTGAGCTTGTTCTTTCTCAGTTCAGAAGAGCCAAAGGAAGAGTTGATGCACCTGATGTTGAGCTGTACGAGGAACTTTTGTCCCTCTATAACAAGAACAATGATGTAACACCAGATCCAGCTGTCCTAAGGGGATTGGCTGAGAAGTTACAACTGATGGGAATAGCTGATCTAACACAAGAGTCACTGGCGTTGCATGAGATGGTTGCTTCCACTGGGGGAGATCCTGGGGAGACCATTGAGAAGATGTCAATGTTGTTGAAGAAGATTAAGGATTTTGTGCAAACAGAGAACCCTAACTTGGATGCTcctttgaaagaaaagaatccTGGTCCAAGTCAGGGTGGTCAAGCTTCCAGCGATAGGAATCACAAGGCTCCAGTTATACCAGATGATTTCCGCTGTCCAATATCACTGGAGTTGATGAAGGATCCTGTCATTGTTTCAACAGGACAG ACCTATGAGCGTTCCTGCATTGAAAAGTGGCTGGAAGCAGGGCATAGGACATGTCCAAAGACACAACAGACTCTCACTAGTACTGCAGTTACACCCAATTATGTCCTTCGTAGTCTCATTGCCCAGTGGTGTGAAGCAAATGGCATTGAACCACCAAAACGACCCAGTAGTTCGCGACCCAGTAAAACTTCATCTGCATGCTCACCTGCAGAACGTACCAAAATTGAGATTCTCCTCTGCAAGCTCACATCTGGAAGTCCTGAGGATCAGCGATCTGCTGCAGGTGAAATCCGCCTTCTTGCCAAGCGGAATGCAGATAATCGTGTGGCAATTGCTGAAGCTGGTGCAATCCCTCTCCTTGTAGGCCTTCTCTCAACTCCTGATTCTCGTACCCAAGAACATGCAGTAACAGCTCTACTTAACCTTTCCATCTGTGAAGATAACAAAGGAAGCATTGTCTCATCTGGAGCAGTTCCTAGTATAGTTCATGTGCTCAGGATAGGGAGCATGGAGGCTCGAGAAAATGCGGCAGCTACCCTCTTTAGCCTTTCAgttattgatgaaaataagGTTACAATTGGTGCTTCTGGGGCCATCCCACCACTTGTGACACTGCTGAGCGAAGGTACCCAGAGAGGAAAGAAGGATGCAGCAACTGCACTCTTCAATTTGTGCATTTACCAAGGGAACAAGGGAAAGGCAGTGAGGGCTGGAGTTGTGCCTACACTGATGCATTTGCTCACAGAACCTGGAGGTGGAATGGTGGATGAAGCACTGGCCATCCTGGCCATACTGTCTAGCCACCCTGAAGGGAAGGCGGCCATTGGGGCTGCTGAGGCAGTGCCAGTTTTGGTGGAGGTTATTGGGAATGGATCTCCCAGGAACAGAGAGAATGCAGCTGCTGTCTTGGTACATCTCTGTGCCGGAGACCAACAATATCTAGCAGAGGCTAAGGAACTTGGGGTGATGGGCCCTCTGGTGGATTTGGCACAAAACGGCACAGACAGGGGTAAGCGAAAAGCTGCACAGCTGCTTGAACGTATGAGCAGGTTTATTGAGCAGCAAAAGCAAGCTCAGGTTCAAACTGAGTCTCAGTCTCAGATACAGGAGGCAAGGCTACCATCAAATGCTGCTGACAGCTGa
- the LOC102611417 gene encoding UDP-glycosyltransferase 76B1-like has product METKQESRISPRNGRRVILFPLPFQGHINPMLQLGSILYSKGFSITIIHTKFNSPNSCNYPHFDFHSISDGLTDPSAEDSTTILITLNAKCMVPFRNCLAKLVSNTNNNNAQEDSVACLITDFLWQFTHVADEFKLPTIILQTHSVSGYLGIAAYPFLRDKGYVPIQDPQSESPVIEYPPLRVKDIPKLETRYPEYNYPLVSAMVNNIKASSGMIWNTFEELEQAALSTLPEEYSGIPVFPIGPFHKYFPASSSSLLSQDQSSISWLDKQAPKSVIYVSFGSVAAINETEFLEIAWGLANSRVPFLWVVRPGLVDGVEWLEALPRGYLEMADGRGYIVQWAPQQQVLAHPAVGGFLTHSGWNSTLESICEGVPMICQPCLADQMVNARYVSHVWRVGLHLEGKLEKKEIETAIRRLMVEAEGQEMRERITCLKKNVDACLRQGGSSHQALGRLVDHILSF; this is encoded by the exons ATGGAGACCAAGCAAGAATCCCGTATTTCACCAAGAAATGGAAGGCGAGTGATACTTTTCCCTCTGCCATTCCAAGGCCACATAAACCCGATGCTTCAGCTTGGGAGCATCCTCTATAGCAAAGGATTTTCAATTACCATAATTCACACCAAATTCAACTCCCCAAACTCATGTAACTACCCTCATTTTGATTTCCATTCAATCTCCGATGGCTTAACTGATCCCTCCGCTGAGGATAGCACAACTATTCTTATAACCCTAAATGCCAAGTGCATGGTGCCATTTCGGAATTGCTTGGCTAAGTTGGTGTCAaatacaaataacaataatgctCAGGAGGATTCTGTCGCCTGCTTAATTACAGATTTTCTTTGGCAGTTCACACATGTTGCTGATGAGTTTAAGCTTCCGACGATCATCTTACAGACTCATAGTGTCTCTGGCTATCTTGGTATTGCTGCATATCCATTTCTACGGGATAAGGGTTATGTCCCTATCCAAG ATCCCCAATCAGAGTCACCTGTGATAGAGTACCCACCGCTGAGAGTCAAAGACATTCCAAAACTTGAAACACGTTATCCGGAATATAATTATCCGTTGGTATCAGCCATGGTTAACAATATAAAGGCTTCTTCTGGAATGATATGGAACACATTTGAAGAGCTTGAACAAGCTGCACTGAGCACATTACCCGAGGAGTATTCTGGTATCCCAGTGTTCCCAATAGGTCCATTTCACAAGTATTTCCCAGCTTCTTCAAGTAGCTTACTATCACAGgaccaaagctccatttcttGGTTAGACAAACAGGCACCTAAGTCAGTAATTTATGTAAGCTTTGGTAGTGTTGCTGCTATTAATGAGACCGAATTTTTGGAGATAGCATGGGGCCTAGCCAATAGCAGGGTGCCTTTTCTATGGGTGGTTCGACCAGGATTAGTTGATGGAGTAGAATGGCTTGAAGCATTGCCAAGGGGGTACTTGGAAATGGCAGATGGAAGGGGATATATAGTGCAATGGGCTCCGCAACAGCAGGTGCTAGCTCATCCTGCTGTTGGAGGGTTTTTGACACACAGTGGTTGGAACTCGACATTGGAGAGTATATGCGAAGGAGTCCCTATGATTTGCCAGCCTTGTTTGGCCGACCAGATGGTGAATGCAAGATATGTTAGTCATGTTTGGAGAGTTGGGTTGCACTTAGAGGGGAAGctggagaagaaagaaattgaaacaGCGATCAGAAGATTAATGGTGGAAGCCGAGGGCCAGGAAATGAGAGAGAGGATTACCTGCTTGAAGAAGAATGTTGATGCTTGTCTAAGGCAAGGAGGTTCTTCACATCAAGCTCTGGGAAGATTGGTTGATCACATTCTGTCATTCTAG
- the LOC102611718 gene encoding dof zinc finger protein DOF2.2 — protein sequence MVFSSVPVYLDPPNWHHQQPNHQQGAGSENPHQLPPIPSAPHHVVGVGGAPGGAGSIRPGSMADRARLAKIPHTEVPLKCPRCDSTNTKFCYFNNYSLSQPRHFCKACRRYWTRGGALRNVPVGGGCRRNKKSKSSSSSSKSPANNTEKLQQMGNSNSTSSLPPEIIGHLQQQCNTPHQIPLMPSLHNLSQYNMGSIGLNFGGIGASSGVGSSHSTDHVGFQIGSNSSMSSSAILSAGGGVQQFTFFEPPNTGLYSFQAEGIEAPSSLVVASNPRVSEQAPAKMEDHHQELNLSRPFFGISENNQYWSGNNWTDLSALNNSTSTNHLL from the exons ATGGTTTTTTCATCAGTTCCAGTCTATTTAGATCCCCCCAACTGGCATCATCag CAACCAAATCATCAACAAGGTGCTGGCAGTGAAAATCCTCATCAGCTTCCACCTATTCCTTCAGCTCCTCATCATGTTGTTGGTGTTGGTGGTGCACCGGGCGGCGCTGGCTCTATTAGGCCTGGTTCAATGGCTGATCGAGCCAGACTAGCCAAGATTCCACACACAGAGGTACCCCTGAAGTGCCCTAGATGTGATTCCACCAACACCAAGTTTTGCTACTTCAATAACTACAGCCTCTCTCAGCCACGCCACTTCTGTAAGGCGTGCCGCCGCTACTGGACTAGAGGGGGCGCCCTAAGGAATGTACCCGTTGGTGGTGGATGCagaagaaacaagaaaagcaaaagcagcagcagctcCTCAAAATCCCCAGCCAATAACACTGAGAAGCTCCAGCAAATGGGTAATTCAAATTCCACAAGCTCACTTCCCCCTGAGATTATTGGTCATTTGCAACAACAGTGTAATACACCTCATCAAATACCGTTGATGCCTTCTTTACATAATCTCTCTCAGTACAATATGGGGAGTATTgggttaaattttggaggaatTGGAGCATCAAGTGGTGTTGGTAGTAGCCATAGTACTGATCATGTGGGGTTCCAAATTGGAAGCAATTCAAGCATGAGTAGTAGTGCTATATTATCAGCGGGAGGTGGTGTGCAGCAATTCACTTTCTTTGAGCCACCCAATACAGGCTTATACTCTTTCCAAGCTGAAGGTATTGAAGCTCCATCTTCTTTAGTCGTGGCTTCAAACCCTAGGGTTTCTGAGCAGGCTCCAGCGAAAATGGAAGATCATCACCAAGAGCTTAATTTATCTAGACCATTTTTTGGTATTTCTGAGAATAACCAATATTGGAGTGGGAATAACTGGACGGATCTATCAGCACTTAATAATTCCACTTCTACAAATCATctcttataa